In Aythya fuligula isolate bAytFul2 chromosome 14, bAytFul2.pri, whole genome shotgun sequence, the following proteins share a genomic window:
- the LOC116494652 gene encoding uncharacterized protein LOC116494652, giving the protein MEPSRLRKLPLVQNVAACVLRRLGAVIHQPAAPAASPGLPISPAPPPPGPGPLAEASFLQQQVSQLVTTGEEAVAGRGTVAEDMKARGVMSTSPGGLCGLSALGLETFPQEMCPPHLSLGSGSLAEGKWNRKGMELLWPQRRRQVGHSCPSCTTAEPRILTAEPDGSPSPVCLSSWVRKNQRSPHGLPLGVGQTCKGIQRWNLAGGAGFLHLSLMNPSLTSPPSASSSSLLLLWSYPSSPPAALVGRATCMGTCRGAARASLLPLSQPFPPCPGFSPPTPASLTHSPASLRPEHFVCKVLSDATLRGAVNQSTGASPSLRR; this is encoded by the coding sequence ATGGAGCCAAGCAGGCTGAGAAAGCTTCCACTGGTGCAAAACGTAGCAGCCTGCGTGCTCAGACGCCTGGGGGCTGTGATCCatcagcctgcagctcctgctgcttcacCAGGACTCCCCATTAGCCCAGCACCCCCTCCCCCAGGACCAGGACCCCTTGCTGAGGCCAGCTTTCTCCAGCAGCAAGTTTCTCAGCTGGTCACCACTGGGGAAGAGGCCGTGGCTGGAAGGGGAACAGTGGCAGAAGACATGAAGGCAAGAGGTGTGATGTCCACCTCTCCTGGTGGGCTCTGTGGGCTCTCGGCCCTAGGCCTGGAGACCTTTCCCCAGGAGATGTGTCCCCCCCATCTCAGCCTGGGGTCAGGCTCCCTGGCAGAAGGGAAGTGGAATAGGAaggggatggagctgctgtggccacagaggaggaggcaggtAGGACATTCCTGCCCTTCGTGTACCACTGCAGAGCCACGAATCCTCACAGCTGAACCAGATGGGTCCCCATCTCCTGTGTGCCTGTCATCCTGGGTGAGGAAGAACCAGCGCTCACCCCATGGCCTGCCCTTGGGGGTAGGGCAGACCTGCAAGGGCATCCAGAGGTGGAATttggcaggaggagctgggttTCTCCATCTGAGCCTCATGAATCCAAGCCTTACCTCTCCACCTTCggcctcttcttcctctctcctcctgctgtgGTCTTATCCatccagccctcctgctgctctcgtGGGCAGAGCCACATGCATGGGGACGTGCCGTGGTGCAGCCAGGGCCTCCCTCTTGCCCCTCTCCCAGCCTTTCCCCCCATGCCCTGGGttcagcccccccaccccagcctcaCTAACTCACTCTCCTGCTAGTTTACGGCCAGAACATTTTGTTTGCAAAGTGCTGTCAGATGCGACATTAAGAGGCGCAGTAAATCAGAGCACAGGGGCCTCTCCAAGCCTCCGCAGATGA